Proteins encoded by one window of Pseudomonas tructae:
- a CDS encoding ClpXP protease specificity-enhancing factor, with protein sequence MNSSRPYLVRALYEWIVDNDCTPHMLVNAEYPAVQVPQSFASDGQIVLNISPSAVRHLHMDNDAVSFEGRFGGVAHTLFVPAGAILGIYARENGQGMVFELEPPLLDDEDEEEDETVEPDDDGPPAGGQPPRPSGRPSLKVVK encoded by the coding sequence ATGAACTCCAGTCGCCCCTATCTGGTCCGCGCCCTCTATGAGTGGATCGTGGACAACGACTGCACGCCACATATGCTGGTCAATGCCGAATACCCGGCCGTGCAAGTACCCCAGAGCTTCGCCAGTGACGGTCAGATCGTCCTGAACATCTCACCCAGTGCCGTACGTCACCTGCACATGGATAACGACGCTGTGAGCTTCGAGGGCCGCTTTGGCGGCGTTGCTCACACCCTGTTTGTGCCGGCCGGTGCGATTCTGGGTATTTATGCCCGGGAGAACGGCCAGGGCATGGTCTTTGAGCTCGAGCCGCCGCTGCTCGACGATGAAGACGAAGAAGAGGATGAGACCGTTGAGCCGGATGACGACGGTCCACCGGCCGGTGGCCAGCCGCCACGACCTAGCGGGCGTCCAAGCCTGAAGGTGGTCAAGTAA
- a CDS encoding cytochrome b has translation MSKLMDWVDARFPATKMWEDHLSKYYAPKNFNFFYFFGSLALLVLVNQIVTGVWLTMSFTPSAEEAFASVEYIMRDVEYGWILRYLHSTGASAFFIVVYLHMFRGLLYGSYQKPRELVWVFGMLIYLALMAEAFMGYLLPWGQMSYWGAQVIISLFGAIPVIGDDLTQWIRGDYLISGITLNRFFALHVVALPIVILGLVVLHILALHEVGSNNPDGVDIKKHKDENGVPLDGIAFHPYYTVKDIVGVVVFLFVFCAIVFFFPEMGGYFLEKPNFEQANAFKTPEHIAPVWYFTPFYAILRAVPDKLLGVIAMGAAIAVLFVLPWLDRSPVKSMRYKGWMSKSWLVVFCISFVILGVLGVLAPTPGRTLLSQVCTFLYFAYFILMPFYTRLEKTKPVPERVTG, from the coding sequence ATGAGTAAGTTAATGGATTGGGTTGACGCCCGCTTCCCCGCGACCAAGATGTGGGAAGACCATCTCAGCAAGTACTACGCCCCGAAGAACTTCAACTTCTTCTACTTTTTCGGCTCCCTGGCCCTGCTGGTGCTGGTCAACCAGATCGTCACCGGTGTGTGGCTGACCATGAGCTTCACCCCTTCGGCCGAAGAGGCGTTCGCCTCGGTCGAATACATCATGCGTGACGTCGAATACGGCTGGATCCTGCGCTACCTGCACTCCACCGGGGCTTCGGCATTCTTCATCGTCGTTTACCTGCACATGTTCCGTGGCCTGCTGTACGGCTCGTACCAGAAGCCTCGCGAGCTGGTCTGGGTGTTCGGCATGCTGATCTACCTGGCGCTGATGGCTGAAGCCTTCATGGGTTACCTGCTGCCGTGGGGCCAGATGTCCTACTGGGGTGCCCAGGTGATCATCTCGCTGTTCGGTGCCATTCCGGTGATCGGCGACGACCTGACCCAGTGGATCCGCGGTGACTACCTGATCTCCGGCATCACCCTGAACCGCTTCTTCGCCCTGCACGTGGTGGCCCTGCCGATCGTCATCCTCGGCCTGGTGGTGCTGCACATCCTGGCGCTGCACGAGGTGGGTTCGAACAACCCTGATGGCGTCGACATCAAGAAGCACAAAGACGAAAACGGCGTGCCGCTGGATGGCATCGCGTTCCACCCGTACTACACCGTGAAGGATATCGTCGGCGTCGTCGTGTTCCTCTTCGTGTTCTGTGCAATCGTGTTCTTCTTCCCGGAAATGGGCGGTTACTTCCTGGAAAAACCGAACTTCGAACAGGCCAACGCCTTCAAGACCCCTGAGCACATTGCCCCGGTCTGGTACTTCACACCGTTCTACGCAATCTTGCGGGCGGTGCCAGACAAACTCCTGGGTGTCATTGCCATGGGTGCTGCGATTGCCGTGCTGTTCGTCCTGCCGTGGCTGGACCGTAGTCCGGTCAAGTCCATGCGCTACAAGGGCTGGATGAGCAAGAGCTGGCTGGTGGTGTTCTGCATCTCGTTCGTGATCCTGGGTGTGCTCGGCGTTCTGGCGCCAACCCCGGGTCGGACCTTGCTCTCGCAGGTATGCACCTTCCTGTATTTCGCCTACTTCATTCTGATGCCGTTCTACACCAGGCTCGAGAAGACCAAACCGGTTCCGGAAAGGGTGACTGGCTGA
- a CDS encoding cytochrome c1, translated as MKKLFAVMIMALMPTLAFAASEHGPVLDKVDIDLTDKAAMQDGARTFANYCMGCHSAKFQRYERVADDLGIPHELMLEKLVFTGAKIGDHMKIGMKPDDAKTWFGAAPPDLTLVARVRGTDWLYSYLRSFYEDKSRPYGVNNKVFPNVGMPNVLVGLQGNQVIGCKQVQTVVDGKKQYDPLTGSPLTHEACDQLTVEPKSGTLTPEQFDEKVKNLVTFLAYSANPVKLESQRIGTYVLLYLAFFFVFAYLLKREYWKDVH; from the coding sequence ATGAAAAAGCTATTTGCAGTAATGATCATGGCACTGATGCCAACGCTGGCCTTCGCCGCTTCCGAGCATGGCCCGGTGCTGGACAAGGTGGATATCGATCTGACCGACAAGGCTGCCATGCAGGACGGCGCCCGCACCTTCGCAAACTATTGCATGGGTTGCCACAGCGCCAAGTTCCAGCGTTACGAGCGGGTTGCCGATGACCTGGGTATTCCTCACGAGCTGATGCTCGAGAAGCTGGTGTTCACAGGCGCCAAGATTGGCGATCACATGAAGATCGGCATGAAACCGGACGATGCCAAGACCTGGTTCGGTGCAGCGCCACCTGATCTGACCCTGGTTGCCCGTGTACGCGGTACCGACTGGCTGTACAGCTATCTGCGCAGCTTCTATGAGGACAAGTCGCGTCCGTACGGAGTGAACAACAAGGTTTTCCCGAACGTGGGCATGCCTAACGTGCTGGTTGGCCTGCAAGGCAACCAGGTGATTGGCTGCAAGCAAGTGCAGACTGTGGTCGATGGCAAGAAGCAATACGACCCGCTGACCGGCTCGCCGTTGACCCATGAAGCGTGCGACCAGCTGACCGTGGAGCCGAAATCCGGTACCCTGACGCCAGAGCAGTTCGACGAGAAGGTCAAGAACCTGGTGACCTTCCTGGCCTACTCGGCCAACCCGGTCAAACTGGAAAGCCAGCGCATCGGTACTTATGTGCTGCTGTACCTGGCCTTCTTCTTCGTATTCGCTTACCTGCTCAAGCGCGAATACTGGAAGGACGTGCACTGA
- a CDS encoding GlxA family transcriptional regulator, with translation MASLRYSKQLGLGLQPMFETRLVSPDGQPVRSFSDVMLPVDSGLEQADIIILPAFWDDFDALCQRYPQVLPWLREQHARGAVLCGEASGVFWLAEAGLLDGKEATTYWRFFSQFQERFPKVSLNQDKHLTDADNLYCAGGTTSACDLYIYLIERFCGANVAQAVARDILYEVQRNYTPGRMGFGGQKLHQDLIILQIQHWLEEHFADKFRFEDVARNHGMSIRNFMRRFQSATGDKPLHYLQRLRIETAKGLLSGTRKSIKTISYEVGYDDASFFARLFRQHTELSPNQYRQQFMQEA, from the coding sequence CTGGCCAGCCTGCGCTACAGCAAGCAATTGGGCCTGGGCCTGCAACCGATGTTCGAAACCCGCCTGGTGAGCCCTGACGGCCAGCCGGTGCGCAGCTTCAGCGACGTGATGCTGCCGGTCGACAGTGGCCTGGAGCAGGCCGACATCATCATCCTGCCGGCCTTCTGGGACGATTTCGACGCCCTGTGTCAGCGCTACCCGCAAGTGCTGCCTTGGCTACGTGAGCAGCACGCCCGCGGCGCAGTGCTCTGCGGTGAAGCCAGCGGCGTGTTCTGGCTGGCCGAAGCCGGGCTGCTCGATGGCAAGGAGGCGACCACCTACTGGCGCTTCTTCAGCCAGTTCCAAGAGCGCTTCCCCAAAGTCAGCCTCAACCAGGACAAGCACCTGACCGACGCCGACAACCTCTACTGCGCCGGCGGTACCACCTCGGCCTGCGACCTGTACATCTACCTGATCGAGCGCTTCTGCGGAGCCAATGTGGCGCAAGCAGTGGCCCGCGACATCCTCTACGAAGTGCAGCGCAACTACACGCCGGGGCGCATGGGCTTTGGCGGGCAGAAGCTGCACCAGGACCTGATCATCCTGCAGATCCAGCACTGGCTCGAAGAGCATTTTGCCGACAAGTTCCGCTTCGAGGATGTCGCCCGCAACCATGGCATGAGCATCCGTAACTTCATGCGCCGCTTCCAGAGCGCCACCGGCGACAAGCCGCTGCATTACCTGCAACGACTGCGCATCGAAACCGCCAAGGGCTTGCTGTCGGGCACGCGCAAGAGCATCAAGACCATCAGCTATGAAGTGGGTTATGACGATGCGAGTTTCTTTGCCCGCTTGTTCAGGCAGCACACGGAGTTGTCGCCGAATCAGTATCGGCAGCAGTTCATGCAGGAGGCCTGA
- the rplM gene encoding 50S ribosomal protein L13 has translation MKTFTAKPETVKRDWFVVDAAGKTLGRLATEIASRLRGKHKPEYTPHVDTGDYIVVINAEQIRVTGAKTSDKIYYSHSGFPGGIKEINFEKLIAKAPERVIETAVKGMLPKNPLGRDMYRKLKVYAGATHPHTAQQPQELKI, from the coding sequence ATGAAAACTTTTACTGCTAAACCGGAAACAGTAAAGCGCGACTGGTTCGTCGTTGATGCTGCTGGCAAGACCCTGGGTCGTCTGGCCACTGAGATCGCGAGCCGTCTGCGTGGCAAGCACAAGCCAGAGTACACTCCTCACGTTGACACCGGCGACTACATCGTCGTCATCAACGCCGAGCAGATCCGTGTCACTGGTGCCAAGACTTCGGACAAAATTTACTACTCCCACTCCGGCTTCCCGGGCGGTATCAAGGAAATCAACTTCGAGAAGTTGATCGCCAAGGCCCCAGAGCGCGTGATCGAGACCGCGGTTAAAGGCATGCTGCCTAAGAACCCACTGGGTCGCGACATGTACCGTAAGCTGAAAGTCTATGCGGGCGCTACTCACCCTCATACTGCTCAGCAGCCCCAAGAACTGAAGATTTAA
- the zapE gene encoding cell division protein ZapE, translating into MTPLERYQADLKRPEFFHDAAQETAVRHLQRLYDDLIAAQNSKPGVFGKLFGKKDQAPVKGLYFWGGVGRGKTYLVDTFFEALPFKQKSRTHFHRFMKRVHEEMKTLKGEKNPLTIIAKRFSEEARVICFDEFFVSDITDAMILGTLMEELFKNGVTLVATSNIVPDGLYKDGLQRARFLPAIALIKQNTEIVNVDSGVDYRLRHLEQAELFHFPLDEAAHESLRKSFRALTPECTQAVENDVLVIENREIRALRTCDDVAWFEFRELCDGPRSQNDYIELGKIFHAVLLSDVEQMSVATDDIARRFINMVDEFYDRNVKLIISAEVELKDLYTGGRLTFEFQRTLSRLLEMQSHEFLSRAHKP; encoded by the coding sequence ATGACGCCCCTAGAACGATATCAAGCAGATCTCAAACGCCCTGAATTCTTCCATGACGCCGCGCAAGAAACGGCTGTGCGTCATCTGCAGCGCCTGTACGACGATCTGATCGCGGCGCAGAACAGCAAGCCGGGCGTGTTCGGCAAGCTGTTCGGCAAGAAGGACCAGGCACCGGTCAAGGGCTTGTACTTCTGGGGTGGGGTAGGCCGCGGCAAGACCTACCTGGTCGATACCTTCTTCGAAGCGCTACCGTTCAAGCAGAAGTCGCGTACGCACTTCCACCGCTTCATGAAGCGCGTCCATGAGGAAATGAAAACCCTCAAGGGCGAGAAGAACCCGCTGACCATCATCGCCAAGCGCTTCTCCGAAGAGGCGCGGGTGATCTGCTTTGACGAGTTCTTCGTCTCCGACATCACCGACGCGATGATCCTCGGCACCCTGATGGAGGAGTTGTTCAAGAACGGCGTGACCCTGGTGGCCACCTCCAACATCGTGCCCGACGGCCTGTACAAGGACGGCTTGCAGCGTGCGCGCTTCTTGCCGGCGATTGCCCTGATCAAGCAGAACACCGAGATCGTCAACGTCGACAGCGGCGTCGACTATCGCCTGCGCCACCTGGAGCAGGCCGAGCTGTTCCACTTCCCGCTCGACGAAGCCGCCCACGAAAGCCTGCGCAAGAGCTTCCGTGCACTGACGCCGGAATGCACCCAGGCGGTCGAGAACGACGTGCTGGTGATCGAGAACCGCGAGATTCGCGCGCTGCGTACCTGCGACGACGTCGCCTGGTTCGAGTTCCGCGAACTGTGCGACGGTCCGCGCAGCCAGAACGACTACATCGAATTGGGCAAGATTTTCCATGCCGTGCTGCTTAGCGACGTCGAGCAGATGAGTGTGGCGACCGACGACATCGCCCGTCGCTTCATCAACATGGTCGACGAATTCTATGACCGCAACGTCAAGTTGATCATCTCGGCCGAGGTCGAGCTCAAGGACCTGTACACCGGTGGTCGTTTGACCTTCGAGTTCCAGCGTACCCTGAGCCGCTTGCTGGAGATGCAGTCCCACGAATTCCTGTCGCGGGCGCACAAGCCCTAA
- a CDS encoding YraN family protein: MPDSSRKQAGQAAERQALEYLQGQGLQLLAQNWRCKRGELDLVMLDSDTVVFVEVRYRLHADFGGALASIDGRKQDKLVLAAESFLQKEPRWANHPCRFDVIALQGRGHSGPPLDWLKNAFEC, translated from the coding sequence ATGCCCGACAGTTCGCGCAAGCAGGCCGGCCAGGCCGCCGAACGGCAAGCCCTTGAATACCTTCAAGGGCAAGGCCTGCAACTGCTGGCGCAGAACTGGCGATGCAAACGCGGCGAGCTTGATCTGGTCATGCTCGACAGCGATACAGTAGTATTCGTCGAAGTCCGCTACCGGCTGCACGCGGACTTTGGCGGTGCGCTCGCCAGTATCGACGGGCGCAAGCAGGACAAACTGGTGCTTGCCGCCGAGTCTTTTCTGCAAAAGGAACCACGCTGGGCCAACCACCCCTGCCGTTTCGATGTCATCGCCTTGCAAGGCAGAGGCCATTCGGGCCCGCCACTGGACTGGCTGAAAAACGCCTTCGAGTGCTGA
- a CDS encoding phosphoheptose isomerase: MDMQSRIRQLFQASINTKQQAMEVLAPHIEQASQVMVNALLNEGKMLACGNGGSAGDAQHFSSELLNRFERERPSLPAIALTTDSSTITSIANDYSYNEIFSKQIRALGQPGDVLLAISTSGNSANIIQAIQAAHDREMIVVALTGRDGGGMASLLLPEDVEIRVPANVTARIQEVHLLSIHCLCDLIDSQLFGSEE, from the coding sequence ATGGACATGCAATCCCGAATTCGCCAGCTTTTTCAGGCCAGCATCAACACCAAGCAACAGGCGATGGAAGTCCTTGCACCACACATCGAGCAAGCCAGTCAGGTCATGGTCAATGCGCTGCTCAACGAGGGCAAGATGCTTGCCTGCGGCAACGGCGGCTCGGCCGGCGATGCCCAGCACTTCTCTTCCGAACTGCTCAACCGTTTCGAGCGCGAACGCCCGAGCCTGCCGGCCATCGCCCTGACCACCGACAGCTCGACCATCACCTCGATCGCCAACGACTACAGCTACAACGAAATCTTCTCCAAGCAGATCCGCGCCCTGGGCCAGCCCGGCGACGTGCTACTGGCGATTTCGACCAGCGGTAACTCGGCGAACATTATTCAAGCGATCCAGGCCGCACATGATCGCGAAATGATTGTCGTAGCTCTGACCGGACGCGATGGTGGCGGCATGGCCTCGCTGCTGCTGCCAGAAGACGTCGAAATTCGTGTTCCGGCCAACGTCACCGCACGTATCCAGGAAGTCCACCTGCTGTCGATCCACTGCCTCTGCGACCTGATCGACAGCCAACTGTTCGGGAGTGAAGAATGA
- a CDS encoding NADP(H)-dependent aldo-keto reductase, protein MDYRQLGRTDLNVSALCLGSMTWGEQNDQAQAFAQIERAKAAGINFIDTAEMYPVPPRPETYAATERIIGNWFGQRGDRADWILASKVAGPGNGINHIRDGLLKHNRQHIVAALDDSLKRLQTDWIDLYQLHWPERSTNFFGKLGYQHAPQDLFTPLEETLEVLDEQVKAGKIRHIGLSNETPWGTMKFLQLAESRGWSRAVSIQNPYNLLNRSFEVGLAEIAIREQCGLLAYSPLAFGMLSGKYENGARPAAGRLTLFNRFSRYSNPQTVAACSRYVKLARDHGLDPAQMALAFVTRQPFVTSNIIGATTLEQLDSNLASVDLKLSDELLAGIEAIHQEQPNPAP, encoded by the coding sequence ATGGACTATCGCCAGCTGGGCCGAACCGACCTCAATGTCAGCGCCCTGTGCCTGGGCAGCATGACCTGGGGCGAGCAGAACGACCAGGCGCAGGCCTTCGCCCAGATCGAACGGGCCAAGGCCGCCGGGATCAACTTCATCGATACCGCCGAGATGTACCCCGTCCCTCCCCGCCCGGAAACCTACGCCGCCACCGAGCGAATCATCGGCAACTGGTTTGGCCAGCGCGGCGATCGCGCCGACTGGATCCTGGCCAGCAAGGTCGCCGGCCCCGGCAACGGTATCAACCATATTCGCGACGGCCTGCTCAAGCACAACCGCCAGCACATCGTGGCCGCCCTCGACGACAGCCTCAAGCGCCTGCAGACCGACTGGATCGACCTGTACCAGTTGCACTGGCCCGAGCGCAGCACCAATTTCTTCGGCAAGCTGGGCTACCAGCACGCGCCGCAGGACCTGTTCACCCCACTGGAAGAAACCCTCGAAGTACTCGACGAGCAGGTCAAGGCCGGCAAGATCCGCCACATCGGCCTGTCCAACGAAACCCCGTGGGGCACCATGAAGTTCCTGCAACTGGCCGAAAGCCGTGGCTGGAGCCGCGCGGTATCGATCCAGAACCCCTACAACCTGCTCAACCGCAGCTTCGAGGTGGGCCTGGCGGAAATCGCCATCCGCGAACAGTGCGGCCTGCTGGCCTACTCGCCCCTGGCTTTTGGCATGCTCTCGGGTAAATACGAGAACGGCGCGCGCCCGGCCGCAGGCCGCCTGACCCTGTTCAACCGCTTCTCGCGCTACTCCAACCCGCAAACCGTGGCTGCTTGCAGCCGCTACGTGAAGCTGGCCCGCGACCACGGCCTGGACCCGGCGCAGATGGCCCTGGCCTTCGTCACCCGTCAACCGTTCGTGACCAGCAACATCATCGGCGCCACCACCCTTGAGCAACTGGACAGCAACCTGGCCAGCGTCGACCTCAAGCTCAGCGATGAGCTGCTGGCGGGCATCGAGGCCATCCATCAGGAACAGCCCAACCCCGCGCCATAG
- a CDS encoding BON domain-containing protein: protein MTPNRLGLLALTLCLSLTGCSSIITASRDKPIEDDRGTRTFGSKIDDSLIETKVSVNVAKANPDLDKNSHIVVSSFNGIVLLAGQTPRADLKSLAEQAAGQVQRVKKVHNELQVLPPSSLLARNNDAWLTTKIKTQMLTDSNIPGSRIKVITENGIVYMLGLLTQQEASRATNLVQSVSGVQKIVKLFEYID from the coding sequence ATGACCCCTAACCGCCTCGGCCTGCTGGCCCTGACCCTGTGCCTGAGCCTCACCGGTTGCAGCTCGATAATCACCGCCAGCCGCGACAAGCCGATCGAGGACGACCGCGGCACCCGCACCTTCGGCAGCAAGATCGATGACTCGCTGATCGAGACCAAGGTTTCGGTGAATGTCGCCAAGGCCAACCCTGACCTGGACAAGAACTCGCACATCGTTGTCAGCAGCTTCAACGGTATCGTCCTGCTCGCCGGGCAAACCCCGCGCGCCGACCTCAAGAGCCTCGCCGAACAGGCCGCCGGCCAGGTTCAACGCGTGAAGAAAGTGCACAACGAACTGCAGGTGCTGCCGCCCTCCTCGCTCCTGGCGCGCAACAACGACGCCTGGTTGACCACCAAGATCAAGACCCAGATGCTCACCGACAGCAACATCCCCGGCTCGCGCATCAAGGTGATCACCGAGAACGGCATCGTCTACATGCTCGGCCTGCTGACCCAGCAGGAAGCCAGCCGCGCCACCAACCTGGTGCAGAGCGTGTCGGGCGTGCAGAAGATCGTCAAACTGTTCGAATACATCGACTAA
- the rpsI gene encoding 30S ribosomal protein S9 — protein MSATQNYGTGRRKTATARVFLRPGTGNISINNRSLDVFFGRETARMVVRQPLELTETTEKFDIYVTVIGGGVSGQAGAIRHGITRALMDYDETLRGALRRAGYVTRDAREVERKKVGLRKARKRPQYSKR, from the coding sequence ATGTCGGCGACTCAAAATTACGGCACTGGCCGTCGCAAGACCGCAACCGCTCGCGTTTTCCTGCGTCCAGGTACCGGTAACATCTCCATCAACAACCGTTCTCTGGACGTGTTCTTCGGTCGTGAAACCGCGCGCATGGTAGTACGCCAGCCGCTGGAACTGACCGAGACCACCGAAAAGTTCGACATCTACGTCACCGTTATCGGTGGTGGTGTCAGCGGCCAGGCCGGTGCGATCCGTCACGGTATCACCCGTGCACTGATGGACTACGACGAAACCCTGCGTGGCGCTCTGCGTCGTGCTGGCTACGTCACCCGCGACGCTCGTGAAGTTGAGCGTAAGAAAGTGGGTCTGCGTAAAGCACGTAAGCGTCCTCAGTACTCCAAGCGTTAA
- a CDS encoding glutathione S-transferase N-terminal domain-containing protein, which translates to MGVTNRLACYSDPADHYSHRVRIVLAEKGVSVEIINVDPGRLPPKLVEVNPYGSVPTLVDRDLALYESTVVMEYLDERYPHPPLLPVYPVARANSRLLIHRIQRDWCALVDLILDPRSKEPARVQARKELRESLTGVSPLFADKPCFLSEEQSLVDCCLLPILWRLPLLGIELPRPAKPLLDYMERQFAREAFQASLSAAEREMR; encoded by the coding sequence ATGGGCGTGACCAACCGGTTAGCCTGCTACTCCGACCCCGCTGACCATTATTCTCATCGGGTGCGCATCGTTCTCGCCGAGAAGGGTGTCAGTGTCGAGATCATCAATGTCGATCCTGGTCGCCTGCCGCCCAAGCTGGTTGAAGTGAACCCCTATGGCAGCGTACCAACCCTGGTCGATCGCGACCTGGCGTTGTACGAGTCGACCGTGGTGATGGAATACCTCGATGAACGTTATCCGCATCCGCCGCTGTTGCCGGTGTATCCGGTGGCACGGGCCAACAGCCGCTTGCTGATTCACCGAATCCAGCGTGACTGGTGTGCGCTGGTGGACCTGATCCTTGATCCGCGTAGCAAGGAGCCCGCGCGCGTCCAGGCGCGCAAGGAATTGCGCGAGAGCCTGACCGGGGTGTCGCCGTTGTTTGCCGACAAGCCTTGTTTCCTCAGTGAGGAGCAAAGTCTGGTCGATTGTTGTCTATTGCCCATACTCTGGCGTTTGCCGTTGTTGGGTATCGAACTGCCGCGGCCGGCCAAGCCGTTGCTCGATTACATGGAGCGACAGTTTGCCCGCGAAGCCTTCCAGGCAAGCCTGTCCGCTGCTGAACGTGAAATGCGCTAG
- the petA gene encoding ubiquinol-cytochrome c reductase iron-sulfur subunit, which yields MSNDGVNAGRRRFLVAATSVVGAAGAVGAAVPFVGSWFPSAKAKAAGAPVKVNIAKVEPGQQMIAEWRGQPVFIVRRTEEILGNLKKITGDLSDPESKASVQPTYVDPSNRSIKPEILVLVGLCTHLGCSPTFRPEVAPVDLGPKWVGGYFCPCHGSHYDLAGRVYKSQPAPLNLPVPPHSYESDDIIVVGVDQENA from the coding sequence ATGAGCAATGACGGCGTCAATGCAGGCCGGCGTCGCTTCCTCGTAGCAGCCACATCCGTGGTGGGTGCTGCAGGAGCGGTGGGGGCTGCGGTCCCGTTCGTAGGGTCATGGTTTCCCAGTGCCAAGGCGAAAGCCGCTGGTGCACCGGTGAAGGTCAATATCGCCAAGGTAGAGCCTGGTCAGCAGATGATTGCTGAATGGCGCGGCCAACCGGTGTTCATCGTCCGTCGTACCGAAGAGATCCTCGGTAACCTCAAGAAGATTACCGGCGACCTCTCCGACCCCGAGTCCAAGGCTTCGGTGCAGCCGACCTACGTCGATCCGTCGAACCGCTCGATCAAGCCGGAGATTCTCGTGCTGGTCGGTCTGTGCACCCACCTGGGCTGTTCGCCGACCTTCCGCCCGGAAGTGGCACCTGTCGACCTGGGTCCGAAGTGGGTCGGTGGCTATTTCTGCCCGTGCCACGGTTCCCACTACGACCTGGCTGGCCGCGTCTACAAATCGCAGCCGGCACCGCTCAATCTGCCAGTGCCGCCGCACTCTTATGAGTCGGACGACATCATCGTCGTCGGCGTCGATCAGGAGAACGCGTGA
- a CDS encoding YgdI/YgdR family lipoprotein, giving the protein MKNGLLPTLLIGAFATLAGCSTPSQITLNDGREFQAVDAPRYDRAAGFYEFKQLDGKLIKVNKDQVRTITDL; this is encoded by the coding sequence ATGAAAAACGGCCTGCTGCCAACCCTGCTGATTGGCGCCTTCGCCACCCTGGCCGGCTGCTCCACCCCAAGCCAGATTACCCTCAACGACGGCCGTGAATTCCAGGCCGTCGACGCGCCTCGCTACGATCGCGCCGCCGGCTTCTACGAGTTCAAGCAACTCGACGGCAAGCTGATCAAGGTCAACAAGGACCAGGTGCGCACCATCACTGACCTGTAA